A portion of the Candidatus Zixiibacteriota bacterium genome contains these proteins:
- a CDS encoding DedA family protein — protein sequence MEFLISIIDLFLHLDDHLHKIILEYGTWTYAILFLIIFAETGLVVAPFLPGDSLLFVAGTFAASGSLEIGWLLSLLIIAAILGDALNYAIGKKIGTSVFDKPSRFFKRRYLDKTHQFYEKYGGKTIVIARFVPIIRTFAPFLAGVGNMGYFRFFSYNVIGAILWVLLCTLTGYFFGNLPIVKDNFGLVIIAIIVISVLPALIEVIKLRSQKLSNQPNKN from the coding sequence GTGGAATTCTTAATATCAATAATTGACCTCTTTCTCCACCTCGACGACCATCTCCATAAAATTATACTCGAGTATGGGACTTGGACCTACGCCATTCTCTTCCTGATAATTTTCGCCGAAACCGGTCTTGTTGTAGCCCCGTTTCTTCCCGGCGATTCACTTCTTTTTGTCGCAGGGACATTCGCCGCCTCGGGCTCACTTGAAATCGGATGGCTGCTCAGTCTGCTTATTATCGCGGCAATTTTGGGAGATGCGCTCAACTACGCTATCGGCAAAAAGATCGGGACATCGGTCTTTGACAAGCCAAGTCGTTTTTTCAAACGGAGATATCTCGATAAAACCCATCAATTCTATGAAAAGTACGGCGGCAAGACAATTGTCATTGCCCGTTTTGTGCCGATTATCAGGACATTTGCGCCGTTTCTGGCCGGAGTTGGCAATATGGGTTATTTTCGTTTCTTCAGTTACAATGTTATCGGGGCCATTCTCTGGGTGTTACTTTGCACCTTGACCGGATACTTCTTTGGCAACCTGCCGATAGTGAAGGATAATTTCGGGCTGGTCATAATCGCGATTATCGTTATTTCTGTTCTTCCGGCTTTAATTGAAGTCATCAAACTCCGCTCCCAAAAGCTATCCAATCAGCCAAACAAGAATTAA